In one Meles meles chromosome 17, mMelMel3.1 paternal haplotype, whole genome shotgun sequence genomic region, the following are encoded:
- the LOC123927458 gene encoding 60S ribosomal protein L37-like, with the protein MSSFGKRRRKTHTLYHCWGSKAYHLQKSTCGKGGYLANHKGKYNWNAKAKRRNTTETGRMRKHLKIVDRRFRHGFHEGTTPKPKRAAVAVSSSSEGFQQLVPQ; encoded by the coding sequence ATGTCATCGTTTGGAAAACGTCGCCGTAAGACACACACGTTGTACCACTGCTGGGGCTCGAAGGCCTACCACCTTCAGAAGTCCACCTGTGGCAAAGGTGGCTATCTTGCCAACCACAAGGGAAAGTATAACTGGAATGCCAAGGCTAAAAGAAGAAACACCACTGAGACTGGTCGAATGAGGAAGCACCTAAAAATTGTAGACCGCAGATTCAGGCATGGGTTCCATGAAGGAACAACACCTAAGCCCAAGAGGGCTGCTGTTGCAGTGTCCAGTTCATCTGAAGGATTTCAACAACTAGTCCCACAATAA